One Bacillus sp. SM2101 genomic window, AGGAAATATCAATTACCAATATACGCGAATGCAAAGACGTGGAGTGCGATGGAAAGTAAAGTTGGTGAAATCCCTACAGAACAAAAGTTCATTTTTGATATGGGTAAAGTAAAATCGTTTGGCAATTTAGATATAGAGTCATTTGGAGTGTCACACGATGCAGCCGAGCCAATGTTTTATGTTTTTCACCATGAAGGTAATAAAATTGCACTTATTACGGATACTGGTTATGTCAGTGATCGAATGAAAGGAATTATTAACAACGCTGACGTATTTGTGTTTGAGAGCAATCATGATGTTGACATGCTAAGAATGGGTAAATATCCATGGAATATTAAGCGCCGAATTTTAAGTGATGTTGGCCACGTATCGAATGAAGATGCAGCCATTGCGATGACTGAAGTTATAGGTGATCGTACGAAACGTATTTATTTAGCACATTTAAGCCAAGATAATAATATGAAGGATTTAGCACGGATGGCAGTTTCTCAGACATTAGAATCAAAAGGTTTTATAATCGGAGAGCAGTTTAACTTATATGATACTGATCCAAATCAACCGACAAAGCTCATAGCAGTCTAGTTCATAATCAAATCTTCCATAAAGTTGAATCGACTTATAGCATCCATCCCTTAGAAGTTGCTTCATCCTTTTTACTCGCATAGAGTTGTATTTCTTACAAGAAAGCGTTCTTGGCTTCTTTTCTATTTTTAAAATTTAGGGCGTGGATATAACCTTATATGACTGTCCACTTTTTAAAACAATAGCATATGAAAAGAGCCATCTCTAAAAAGGCAAAAACACCCTTCATGTGAAATTATGTGATGACTGTGTTAGTTCGTGGATATGATAGATTTATTAGTATTTCTGAGTATAATAAATATTACAAGCATTAATTGCAAAATCTAACATTCATCGGTGAAAGGGTGGATCACTTATGGGATATTATGATCAAGACTATGAGCAAGCTCAAGGAAAGCAAAAAGGAAATCGAGGCGGTTGGTTTTTATCAGCACTTGTTGGGGCTATTCTGGGAGCATTGCTAGTTGTTATTGCAATTCCTACTTTAGTTAATTTAGATGTTTTACCGTATGATATAGCTATTAACGAGGAGCAAGCTGAGCAACTCGAAACAAATAACGGGACACCAATAAATGAGGGAACTAATAAAAATATTGCCGTCAATGTATCCTCACAAATAACGGATGCAGTTGATAAAGTATCAGACGCAGTTGTCGGTGTAGTGAATATTCAACAAGCCGGCTTTTGGAGTAACAACGAAGCTGGAGCACAAGAAGCAGGAACAGGATCAGGAGTTATTTATAAAAAAGATAACGGTAAAGCTTACGTTGTTACTAATCACCATGTCATCGAAGGTGCTAATGCAGTAGAAGTAAGCTTGGCTGACGGAACCCGCGTACCAGCAACCATACTTGGAAGTGATATTTGGACTGACTTAGCAGTTCTTGAAATTGATGGTGAACATGTTACAACGGTAGCCGAGTTTGGTGACTCTGATCAAATTAATCTAGGTGAGCCAGTCATTGCTATTGGAAATCCATTAGGCTTGGAGTTTTCTGGTTCAGTAACACAAGGGATCGTATCAGGTTTAAATCGTTCTGTACCAATGGACATTAATGGGGATGGTACGTATGATTGGAACTCTGAAGTTTTGCAAACAGATGCAGCAATTAACCCAGGTAATAGCGGTGGAGCATTAGTTAACATCGATGGTCAAGTCATAGGGATTAACTCAATGAAAATAGCTGAACAAGCAGTTGAAGGAATTGGCTTCTCAATTCCAAGTAATTATGCGCTACCAGTCATTCAGGACTTAGAGCAATACCAGGAAGTGCGGCGTCCTTATATGGGAGTAGGAGACTTGGTATCGTTAAATGAGATCTCAGATTACCATAAAAAACAAACACTTCATTTACCCGAAGATGTTACAGAAGGTGTCGTCATCCAGCGAGTAGAACCTAATTCTCCAGCAAGCCAAGCAGGCTTAGCAGAATTAGACGTCATTGTCGCAATGGATGGTGTACAAATTACAGATACAATTGAATTAAGAAAGTACTTGTATAATGAAAAAGCAATTGGCGACACGATGGATGTCACTATCTTCCGAGACGGTGAAGAACAAACAGTCACACTGAAGTTGATTGAAGAAATATTTTAGATATTAATAGGTAGAGGCTTCTCTTTAGTCAAATTCGTTTGGCAGAGAGAAGCCTCTTTTTGAAGTTGGACAATAACAGTAGCTATTTTGAGAGAAAGAGGGGATATTTCTTCAGTAAAAGCTTAAATTCCATAGAAAGAGTGCTGATTTGGACAAAAAAAGATGGTCATAGGAAATTAAGTTAATAATTAGAGTTATTATATATGTTGGTAGATTTTTCTTTACATAAAAGTATAATATACTATAGATATGGTTAAAAGCATGCAACATTCTTGAGAAAATTAACATTTTTAATGAAAAACAAACTGCGATCCTTGAAGGCAACAATGCAATGTTATGCAGTGTAATTATTGAACAAATACATTAGTTAACCTATTGTCCGATGAAAGGATGATTAATAAATGGGCTATTATGACGATGGTTATGTTCACATACAAAAAAGATACAAAAGGAAGAGAAAGAAAAAAGGTTGGTTGTTAACTGTATTTATAGGTGCAGTTGTCGGCACATTCATTGTCATTATGTTCATTCCTCTATTAGCAAAATTAGATGTCCTCCCTTATAAAATTGTATATGAACACGAAAAAATTCAATTACCAGAGGAAATTGATTCTGTCTCAGTTACAGCAGCCTCTAGTAGAAATATGTCAGTCAATGTGATTACACCTGTAACTGAAGCTGTAGAGAAAGTTTCAGAGGCAGTTGTCGGTGTCGTAAACATTCAAGAAGCAAGCTTTTGGTCAAGTAGAGGAACGGTCGAAGCTGGTACTGGTTCAGGTGTTATATATAAAAAAGACCGTGACATAGCATATATTGTGACAAATCACCATGTTGTTGAACAGGCTAATCGCGTTGAAGTCGTACTATATGATGGTACACGTGTAAATGCGGACATAGTCGGAACTGACGCATTAACAGATTTGGCTGTACTCAAAATTGATGCAAAGGATATAACGGTCATTGCCGAATTAGGTGACTCAGATCAGTTGAAAATTGGGGAAACCGTCATCGCAATAGGTAACCCATTAGGAATCCATCTATCAGGTTCCGTCACAAAAGGCATTATTTCTGGTACAAATCGGTTTATCCCAGTTGAAGTAGAATCAAAAGGCAGAATCATTGATTGGTTTGCTGAGGTTTTACAAACCGATGCTGCGATAAACCCAGGAAATAGTGGAGGCGCACTCGTAGATATGAATGGAAAGGTCATCGGCATAAATTCGATGAAAATTGCAAGGCATACTGTTGAAGGTATTGGCCTTTCGATCCCAATTAACTACGTACAACAAACAATTGAAAACTTAGAAGAGAATGGCGTGATTAGACGCCCTTATATGGGGGTAGAATTAACCTCTTTACAAGATATTAAGGTAGAGCATTTACAAAAAACATTAAAGCTACCAACAGAAGTGACTAAAGGTGTAGCTATCACTGGCGTTGAACGGTCTTCACCTGCTGACGAAGCCGGTTTGCAAGAGTTTGATGTCATTGTCGAACTTGACGGTGAGCAAATAAATGACCTAACAAGCTTAAGAAGGCACTTATATACGAAAAAGTCAGTAGGAGATACGATGGAAGTAACATTGTTTCGACAAGGATTTAAACAAACGATAACGATGAAGCTGTCTAAATATATTTTGCTGTAGGTAGATGTATAAACGGTAGGTCGAGAGGGTTTTATGAGTATTAGCTAATTTTCAGCCTTAGCGCCTATCTCTGAGAGGTCGATTCAACATTTTACCTGAAGGTAAAAAGCAGCTTTATGTGAAATGCCTTGAGTTCAAGTGCTTGTCGGTGGAGTCAGGATGATAAGATTGCGGTTTTAAGGTGGATGAGAAGTCGCTTATGCTTTTATGTGTGTGGATAAATATTTATGTCAATAATTACCCACAATAATATATGCTACAATGGATATCGGAAAAAGAATTGCCCACATGTGGATAAATATAAAGAGTCATTGTTTGGAGGAATGAGAACATGAAATGCTGTGATGAACATATAGATTTAGCCATTGATATGTATGTAGATGAACATGAAATTGCACCAGAAATAAATATGCTAAATGAAGAAGAAAAGTTGTCAACATGCTGTGAATTTTGTCGAAATCAAGCAACATATATTGTAGGGAACTAATATTCTCATACAAGATGTGGATAGAAAATGTGTATATGTGGATAACCACTGTGGATAACTTGTAAGTAAACTGTTTATAAAGCGGGGATAAATGTGAATATCTCAATTATTTCAATTGGAAAACTAAAAGAAAAATACTTAAAGCAAGGCATACAAGAGTACTTAAAACGCCTCACACCTTATGCAAAGGTGAATATCATCGAGCTCCCAGACGAAAAAGCACCCGAAGCCTTAAGCGGGCAACAAATGGAACAAATCAAACAAAAGGAAGGCGAGCGCATACTCGCAAAAATATCAGAAGACACCCACGTCATCGCCCTTGCCATCGAAGGCAAAATGAAAACATCCGAACAGCTCGCAAAAGACCTCGATCATTTGGCAACGTACGGAAAAAGCAAAGTTGCTTTTGTGATTGGTGGGTCGCTAGGACTAAGTAATGAAGTAATGCAGAGGTCGAACGAATCGTTGTCATTTTCTAAGATGACGTTTCCTCATCAGTTGATGAGATTGATTTTGTTGGAACAGGTTTATCGGGCGTTTCGGATTAATAGGGGGGAACCGTACCATAAATAGAGGCAAAAAAATCTGAAGATAAGGTGATATTTTATCTTTTGAATCAGGGTTTGAAGGGCAATCTACTTCAGAATTATCTGATTCAAGATACAGGATGTGGATAAGTGTAAATGTCCTTGACAGGTTTACTTCTGAAAAGTCAAAATCAAGTTCTATTTTATCTACAGTTCGAGAAGGACCGTCGGACTGTTTGATTGTAATCTTATTTAGCAAAAGCTGAAACAGTTGTTTTTTCTTTTCTCTCGAGGACTGTGGAAATACTTGTACATACATTTCTAATAAATACCTAACCAAGTCTGGTGGAATACTTTTTGAGTCTGATGAACTTAGTTGAACGCTAAGTTCATTTTTCTTTTGTTCCAAGTCAGTCTTCGATATAGATAACTTCTGTAACCTTTCCTGTAAGATGGAGATTGGGAAGAGGTTTTGCTCAAAAGCTTCCATATATTTATCTTGCATGACATTGGCTTTTTTAAGTTCCGTTTCAGTATTTTCTAATTGTTCCTTTAGTTCAACATTTAATTGAACCGTGTCCTTATTGATATTTTCTATGGTTTTATTAAAACCAGATGGATCGTTTAGGAATTCCATTATTCGTTTAATAATAGCATCTTCTGCATCGTATGCTTTAATTGAATTGGCTTTACAAGCAGCTGATCCTTTGTTGTGGAATTCGCCGCAGACATAATAGCGATGTTTTCTTTTAGTTCCATCTTTTCGAGTATAAGTAGTGATGGATGGAACCATACCTTGGTCGCAGGTAGGACATCGAAGAATGCTACTTAAAAGGAACGGCTCGTTGGATTGTCGCTGCTTAAAAGACTTAATCTTTCTACGGGCATGCACGATATTCCAAAGTTCGTCCGAGATAATAGCTTTGTGTTTCCCATTAACTAAAATGGGGTTCGTATTTTTTCCACGTCTTCTCTTTTTATCCCAGTTCTCAACTTGTAACCAGCGGATTTTACCATTGTAGATAGGATTATCTAATATGGTAGCAATGCTATTTATTGAGAAGTGTTTACTGCGTTTAGTCCGATAGCCTGTTTTGTTTAAATGATTAGCTATAGCCTTAAGACCCTTACCTTCTATATATAAGGTAAATATAAGTTGAACAATTTCTGCTTCAATGGGGTTAACAATAAGCTCTTTTTCTATAGAATCATAACCGAAAACCACACCACCATTCCAGCTCCCTTCTTTAGCTCGTTGAGTCATGCCCAGCTTGACGTTCTCCGAGAGAGTATTTCTTTCCATTTCTGCAATAGATGCCATCAGTTGGACGACAAGACGACCAATGGGACTCCCAGTATCAAAATTTTCTGAGTAGGAAATAAACTTTACATCAAACTCTTCAAATTTATCTAGTAGCACAAGAGTATCTAACATATTTCTTGAAAGACGTGATATTTTCCATACCAGTACAGCTTGGAATTTGTCCTTCTCCACATCCAATATCATTCTTTGCATTGCTGGTCGGCCTTTAATATCTTTACCACTAATGCCCTCATCGACGTATTCTTCAGCGATCTGCCAGTCGTAAAGATGAACATATTGCCGTAAGGTTTGCAATTGAGCTGAGATGCTGTAGCCTTCACTTGCTTGCTCTTCGGTGCTGACACGACAGTATATTGCCACATTTTTTATTTCAATCATTTAGAACCTCCTTTAACTTTTATATCAGTATTGGTATTAAAGGAGATGAAAAATACCTTATTGGGCAAGGGTTAATTAAATTGATGGTAGGATTGCATTGCATAGTAGACCATTACTACGTAACAAATAATTTCATTTGTGAAATTATATATTTAAAGATAAGAAATTTTATTCATTTGATTATTTCGCAAACGGGCCATTTAATTGAATAAGGGATTGTCTATATATAACATTTGAAATAATTGGGATTAAGAGCAGATTAGCACAAGAAAGGCTATTAATAGGGATAGAAGAGAAAAAAAAGAGCGAGCAAAAATGTGGATGAAAACAACGAGAAAAAATTTTACTGAATGGGAAATAAAGTATTTAAATCAACCTATATCATTTGATGATGTGTGGGAGTTAGGTAAAGAAGAATATAGATTCAATACACAAGATTTAATAGGTATATATGTATTTCATAACATTAAAACTAATCGATTTTATGTAGGAAACTCAGATTATATTTTTGCTGGGTTAAAATCCCATGCTTCCTCTATGAAATCAGGAAAACATAATTATTCAGAAATAAATGAGGATTTTAAGAAATATGGGAAGAATAGCTTTGTATTTAAAATATTAACGTATTGTAGTATCTCACAATTACGCAAGTTTAAAAAAAGTTGGCTAAGAAAAAAATAATGTAATTGTGGCTTAATTAAGTTAGTACTGACTATGATAGAGAAACAGGAAAGCTTGAGTTTTCAGGAAAAGAATTCATTCCCGATTTTATTATTCCTAAATTAAGATTATGTATTGAAGTCATGCTAATACGTGAGGGGAAAAAATCAAAATTTATTGAAGAAATAAGTGCAGATATTTCGTGTGCCCCTTTGTGACCGTCATATTAAAATGAAAAAGTTTACTCATATATGTGAAACACTTTTCTGGGAACAGCATTATTTATAAATTTCGGTAGAACATCAAGCACAACAATAAGGCCATCTGAACCTTGAAGTATGAGAACTTGTTGACTTATTCATTTTAAAGATAAATATTCTATAGAAAAAATAATTGTTTCAAGTTTAGATTTACTTTAAATGATATTAAATACCAAAGTGAAAATACAACAGAAGATAAAAGAGAAAAAGAAAAAATAGGGAAAGGTGACTAGGTTAATAGACCTTGAAAATACAAAGTTCAGAGTGTTTGTGAAGGACTTCGGTCTTAAATAGCGCTCCATCTTGTATCCATTTTATAAATGGTCAAACAGCAGGATTAAGATGGAGTTTATTATGGAGTTTATTAAAAAATATAACACTTAATGGAATAAGAAACCAAATAATATTTGTTTAGAAACATTTTTATTAAAGGATAGGCTTATCTTTTTATGTTAATATTAAATTGTAGAAAATGAAAATAAACTTGTATCTTTACTACTCAAAGAGTATTGATTTGTTTGTGTATGTTAAATCCTTCAAGGATAAAGAGCTTTTTTTATTCTAGAAAAGTT contains:
- a CDS encoding MBL fold metallo-hydrolase, producing MSLQFSVLASGSTGNAFYIETNEQSILVDAGLSGKQMERLFLQIDRSISNLSGILVTHEHVDHIKGIGVLARKYQLPIYANAKTWSAMESKVGEIPTEQKFIFDMGKVKSFGNLDIESFGVSHDAAEPMFYVFHHEGNKIALITDTGYVSDRMKGIINNADVFVFESNHDVDMLRMGKYPWNIKRRILSDVGHVSNEDAAIAMTEVIGDRTKRIYLAHLSQDNNMKDLARMAVSQTLESKGFIIGEQFNLYDTDPNQPTKLIAV
- a CDS encoding S1C family serine protease; protein product: MGYYDQDYEQAQGKQKGNRGGWFLSALVGAILGALLVVIAIPTLVNLDVLPYDIAINEEQAEQLETNNGTPINEGTNKNIAVNVSSQITDAVDKVSDAVVGVVNIQQAGFWSNNEAGAQEAGTGSGVIYKKDNGKAYVVTNHHVIEGANAVEVSLADGTRVPATILGSDIWTDLAVLEIDGEHVTTVAEFGDSDQINLGEPVIAIGNPLGLEFSGSVTQGIVSGLNRSVPMDINGDGTYDWNSEVLQTDAAINPGNSGGALVNIDGQVIGINSMKIAEQAVEGIGFSIPSNYALPVIQDLEQYQEVRRPYMGVGDLVSLNEISDYHKKQTLHLPEDVTEGVVIQRVEPNSPASQAGLAELDVIVAMDGVQITDTIELRKYLYNEKAIGDTMDVTIFRDGEEQTVTLKLIEEIF
- a CDS encoding trypsin-like peptidase domain-containing protein, whose amino-acid sequence is MGYYDDGYVHIQKRYKRKRKKKGWLLTVFIGAVVGTFIVIMFIPLLAKLDVLPYKIVYEHEKIQLPEEIDSVSVTAASSRNMSVNVITPVTEAVEKVSEAVVGVVNIQEASFWSSRGTVEAGTGSGVIYKKDRDIAYIVTNHHVVEQANRVEVVLYDGTRVNADIVGTDALTDLAVLKIDAKDITVIAELGDSDQLKIGETVIAIGNPLGIHLSGSVTKGIISGTNRFIPVEVESKGRIIDWFAEVLQTDAAINPGNSGGALVDMNGKVIGINSMKIARHTVEGIGLSIPINYVQQTIENLEENGVIRRPYMGVELTSLQDIKVEHLQKTLKLPTEVTKGVAITGVERSSPADEAGLQEFDVIVELDGEQINDLTSLRRHLYTKKSVGDTMEVTLFRQGFKQTITMKLSKYILL
- a CDS encoding CxxH/CxxC protein, coding for MKCCDEHIDLAIDMYVDEHEIAPEINMLNEEEKLSTCCEFCRNQATYIVGN
- the rlmH gene encoding 23S rRNA (pseudouridine(1915)-N(3))-methyltransferase RlmH, with the protein product MNISIISIGKLKEKYLKQGIQEYLKRLTPYAKVNIIELPDEKAPEALSGQQMEQIKQKEGERILAKISEDTHVIALAIEGKMKTSEQLAKDLDHLATYGKSKVAFVIGGSLGLSNEVMQRSNESLSFSKMTFPHQLMRLILLEQVYRAFRINRGEPYHK
- a CDS encoding recombinase family protein; protein product: MIEIKNVAIYCRVSTEEQASEGYSISAQLQTLRQYVHLYDWQIAEEYVDEGISGKDIKGRPAMQRMILDVEKDKFQAVLVWKISRLSRNMLDTLVLLDKFEEFDVKFISYSENFDTGSPIGRLVVQLMASIAEMERNTLSENVKLGMTQRAKEGSWNGGVVFGYDSIEKELIVNPIEAEIVQLIFTLYIEGKGLKAIANHLNKTGYRTKRSKHFSINSIATILDNPIYNGKIRWLQVENWDKKRRRGKNTNPILVNGKHKAIISDELWNIVHARRKIKSFKQRQSNEPFLLSSILRCPTCDQGMVPSITTYTRKDGTKRKHRYYVCGEFHNKGSAACKANSIKAYDAEDAIIKRIMEFLNDPSGFNKTIENINKDTVQLNVELKEQLENTETELKKANVMQDKYMEAFEQNLFPISILQERLQKLSISKTDLEQKKNELSVQLSSSDSKSIPPDLVRYLLEMYVQVFPQSSREKKKQLFQLLLNKITIKQSDGPSRTVDKIELDFDFSEVNLSRTFTLIHILYLESDNSEVDCPSNPDSKDKISPYLQIFLPLFMVRFPPINPKRPINLFQQNQSHQLMRKRHLRK